A genome region from Fibrobacter sp. includes the following:
- a CDS encoding glycosyl hydrolase family 8: MKLRHLAAIAGIAVLAGVANAAPAFPFPQNQAYPQGNTAKFAVPSAIKAHFDTWKGCWYKDMGDGTARIISPNDSTEMSVSEGIAYGMLIMVYMSGSQGDYQSEFNKLWAFWKKYSMGGGASGMKWHINTNNGKADDGSATDAEFDAAVALVMASKQWGDASYLSDAKSLISWIKSNDMTSDGSVKPGSNWNNYFNPSYAAIGAFHLFKEVTNDTFWDTAIKKTLSDVSQCQDSKTGLVPDWCDWNSHKAVQGNAAITNGIGFFDDASRTPWRMAWAYYWYGDTGAKAVNDKIVPWLKETSYEHATYISAGYKLDGTPVRDFVTSSFVGGLGLAMASASEPGHYMETLYETLINTEGRTKPDSPKGEKYYPATLNILYLLLMTGNMPNFYNMTGYTAFTPSENNRRQVTAPVGTLLPNDPSTFAAGFWKWGAYSDKFGVTKMQPDSGQSAIYQTATGTRVAASMYIAPEPTYDASADLKYPFAGVAVSFKADESNLDISDAASIKVRIHTQGVIRMALLNEATLETGDEGGEPGYLFHPSDDFQDVTVSLAADQYGDFTELVTPSWAFACSRDDVLKAVRGIKFEAKMSKGGYGSFEITSLQILNSAGNTVAALQGLVSVPEAKKISAHRDVRQVGNMIEFQGFGSGATISVFDMSGKIVRKINLTKSGSLPVDQLVPGAGVYAMKVTEGRKTQILRIRK; encoded by the coding sequence ATGAAACTACGTCACTTAGCAGCAATCGCCGGCATAGCCGTTTTGGCAGGCGTAGCTAACGCCGCGCCCGCTTTCCCATTCCCGCAGAACCAGGCCTATCCGCAGGGAAATACGGCCAAGTTTGCCGTCCCGAGCGCAATCAAGGCTCATTTCGACACCTGGAAAGGGTGCTGGTACAAAGATATGGGCGACGGAACCGCCCGCATCATCAGCCCTAACGACAGTACCGAGATGTCCGTCTCCGAAGGCATCGCCTACGGCATGCTCATCATGGTGTACATGTCGGGTTCGCAGGGCGACTACCAGAGCGAATTCAACAAGCTTTGGGCCTTCTGGAAAAAGTATTCCATGGGCGGCGGCGCCAGCGGCATGAAGTGGCACATCAACACCAATAACGGCAAAGCCGACGACGGTAGCGCCACCGACGCCGAATTCGACGCCGCGGTAGCCCTCGTGATGGCATCCAAGCAATGGGGCGACGCGAGCTACCTATCTGACGCGAAGAGCCTTATCAGCTGGATCAAGAGCAACGACATGACCAGCGACGGAAGCGTGAAACCCGGCAGCAACTGGAACAACTACTTCAACCCGAGCTACGCGGCGATAGGCGCATTCCACCTGTTCAAGGAAGTCACGAACGACACCTTCTGGGATACCGCCATCAAGAAGACCCTGAGCGACGTGAGCCAGTGCCAGGATTCGAAAACAGGCCTCGTACCCGACTGGTGCGACTGGAACAGCCACAAGGCCGTACAGGGCAACGCAGCCATTACCAACGGTATCGGATTCTTCGATGACGCGAGCCGCACCCCGTGGCGCATGGCCTGGGCCTACTACTGGTACGGCGATACCGGAGCCAAGGCCGTTAACGACAAGATCGTCCCCTGGCTCAAGGAAACCTCGTACGAGCATGCCACCTACATCTCCGCCGGCTACAAGCTCGACGGCACTCCCGTTCGCGACTTTGTCACCTCCTCGTTCGTCGGTGGCCTCGGACTCGCCATGGCTTCGGCTTCCGAGCCCGGCCATTATATGGAAACTTTGTACGAAACGCTCATCAACACCGAAGGGCGCACCAAGCCCGATTCCCCGAAGGGTGAAAAATACTACCCCGCGACCCTCAACATCCTCTACCTTTTGCTCATGACGGGCAACATGCCCAACTTCTACAACATGACCGGCTACACGGCCTTCACGCCCAGCGAGAACAACAGGAGACAGGTAACGGCCCCGGTAGGCACGCTGCTACCCAACGACCCGTCCACCTTCGCCGCCGGGTTCTGGAAATGGGGAGCCTACAGCGACAAGTTCGGAGTCACCAAGATGCAGCCGGATTCAGGACAATCGGCCATATACCAGACGGCAACAGGAACCAGGGTCGCCGCCTCCATGTACATCGCCCCGGAACCCACCTACGACGCCTCTGCCGACCTCAAGTACCCCTTTGCAGGTGTCGCGGTATCGTTCAAGGCCGACGAAAGCAACCTCGACATCTCCGACGCGGCCAGCATCAAGGTGCGCATCCACACGCAGGGTGTTATCCGCATGGCGCTTCTCAACGAGGCGACGCTTGAAACCGGCGACGAAGGCGGCGAGCCGGGCTACCTTTTCCACCCCTCCGACGATTTCCAGGACGTGACCGTTAGCCTTGCCGCCGACCAATACGGAGACTTCACCGAACTCGTGACCCCCAGTTGGGCCTTCGCCTGCAGCAGGGACGACGTCCTCAAGGCGGTACGCGGCATCAAATTCGAAGCCAAGATGAGCAAGGGCGGCTATGGTTCCTTCGAAATCACGAGCCTCCAGATTCTCAATTCCGCAGGGAATACGGTCGCAGCCCTCCAAGGACTCGTCTCCGTTCCCGAGGCAAAAAAGATTTCGGCGCACAGGGATGTGCGTCAAGTCGGCAACATGATAGAATTCCAGGGATTCGGTTCTGGAGCAACGATTTCCGTCTTCGACATGAGCGGAAAAATCGTGCGTAAAATTAATCTTACAAAGTCGGGAAGCCTTCCCGTAGACCAGCTGGTTCCCGGTGCGGGAGTTTATGCGATGAAGGTCACAGAAGGTCGCAAAACGCAGATACTACGGATACGGAAGTAA